The Corynebacterium simulans genome contains a region encoding:
- a CDS encoding DUF3054 domain-containing protein produces MRTAPIIDIIALAIFAVLARIAHGGLSFSSWVDAFWPWTVGALIGWVIILATKMEGRWKEGLVVWLSAVIGGMALWMLVNGRLPHYSFLIVATTMSALFFFGWRGIAALASRRH; encoded by the coding sequence ATGCGCACAGCACCGATTATCGACATCATCGCCCTCGCCATCTTCGCCGTTCTCGCCCGAATTGCGCATGGAGGGCTCTCCTTCAGTAGCTGGGTCGATGCTTTCTGGCCGTGGACTGTAGGCGCACTAATTGGTTGGGTCATCATCCTCGCCACCAAAATGGAAGGTCGTTGGAAGGAAGGCCTCGTGGTTTGGCTTTCTGCTGTAATTGGCGGAATGGCTCTATGGATGCTGGTTAATGGCCGCCTTCCGCACTACAGCTTCCTTATCGTTGCAACCACGATGTCGGCACTGTTCTTCTTCGGCTGGCGAGGTATCGCCGCACTCGCTTCCCGCCGCCACTAG
- a CDS encoding lysylphosphatidylglycerol synthase transmembrane domain-containing protein produces the protein MKKNWLTWIVSLLILIALGWFFRDHLSFIAEGLSRLRHAEPLPVVLVVLFAFGSIAGMAEVMRLLIKAGKIEVPLRETYAITLASNSWSTTLPAGPAFAAILTFQVQRGWGASVALCSYFLFLSSIISSMFLALIGVAGVFFLNADMALGSLLTTIVLMLAAMGAIFWITSHPATIQRWLNHQRVLKGAKLARVRQEVNNLDEVHLSRGPFAVICISSLLHRLCDMLALWASVWAITGEIPWLRAAEDHTTMAGIALAFLAAKLAGSAQVTPGGLGTVEAALIAPLVATGLTAAHATSAAIIYRLISFALVTIIGWVIYFVHYASKGLTYQALNRKDT, from the coding sequence ATGAAAAAGAACTGGTTGACCTGGATTGTTTCGCTGCTCATCCTGATTGCACTCGGATGGTTCTTTCGTGACCACCTGAGTTTTATCGCCGAGGGCCTAAGCCGCCTTCGGCATGCGGAGCCACTGCCTGTTGTATTGGTTGTGTTATTCGCATTCGGGTCTATTGCCGGCATGGCGGAGGTCATGCGTCTGCTCATCAAGGCCGGCAAGATTGAGGTCCCGCTGCGGGAAACTTATGCGATTACGCTGGCCTCGAATTCCTGGTCCACCACCCTTCCCGCAGGCCCGGCCTTCGCTGCGATCCTGACTTTCCAGGTGCAGCGTGGTTGGGGCGCCTCGGTGGCTTTGTGTAGCTACTTCCTGTTCCTGTCATCGATCATTTCCTCGATGTTCCTGGCTCTCATCGGCGTCGCCGGTGTGTTTTTCTTGAACGCCGATATGGCGCTGGGGTCGTTGCTGACCACCATCGTCCTCATGCTGGCCGCAATGGGCGCTATCTTCTGGATTACATCCCACCCGGCAACCATTCAGCGCTGGCTAAACCACCAGCGAGTTCTCAAGGGTGCGAAGCTAGCGCGCGTCCGCCAGGAAGTAAACAACCTTGACGAGGTGCACTTGAGCCGCGGCCCGTTTGCGGTCATTTGTATCTCCTCGCTGTTGCACCGCCTGTGCGACATGCTCGCTTTATGGGCCAGCGTGTGGGCCATTACTGGAGAAATCCCTTGGCTACGCGCCGCTGAAGACCACACAACGATGGCCGGCATCGCCCTCGCTTTCCTCGCCGCAAAGCTGGCGGGCTCGGCGCAGGTTACACCGGGTGGTCTTGGAACGGTGGAGGCCGCTCTTATCGCACCGCTGGTGGCTACGGGCCTGACTGCAGCTCATGCCACTTCCGCTGCGATTATCTACCGCCTTATTTCCTTTGCTCTGGTCACTATCATTGGCTGGGTCATCTACTTTGTGCATTACGCCAGCAAGGGGCTGACCTACCAAGCGCTGAATCGAAAGGACACTTAA
- a CDS encoding MMPL family transporter codes for MFYAWGRFSYAHRKVVPLVIVGVILLLFIGFGTRLGERMSQEGWEDPGAASTSAARIEQETFGRDNSGDVILLFSDPDQNFAAAKDHLATLKEQHPQEIDGITSYFDTKNPNLVNRDHSTAFAAISLKGDGEQTLKDFRAIESDLTATDIPVKVAGATAVADALDEGMANDISRAEKAALPLVGLLLLIVFGSVVAACMPLVVGGLSILGSLGILSVLAGFQQVNVFAQAVVTLLGLGLAIDYGLFMVSRFREELDKGRSTPDAVATTTATAGQTVVFSAGMVTVALSGLFLFPQAFLKSVAYGSISAVGLAALLSVTVLPALFGLLGKRIDKFAVRKTSRKARRLEDTVWYKLPRWAMRHAKLMTVAICGLLIALTLPVLGVKFGGINETYLPPQHETRMAQDEFNEQFPSFRTEPVKLVVTNATNQQLVDVVMQVRQLEGLTKPMGPVTPTKDGTTVLAAGIKDRDDYARIVHELEQVEAPEGVELYVGGTPAMEVESLDALFHKLPWMALYVVLATFVLMSLVFGSFILPIKAILMTLLSLGATLGILTLMFVDGLGASALSFTAGPLMSPILVLIIAIVFGLSTDYEVFLVSRMVEARRRTDGADTDEAIAIGTAHTGGIITAAALIMIVVAGAFGFSDIVMMKYIAFGMIFALLIDATIVRMLLVPAVMHLLREDNWWAPRFIHRAYDKLGHGREPAPAQDKYDGPERSGRSLAEDSSLIPFSELMQRLQADKRTGER; via the coding sequence ATGTTCTACGCTTGGGGCCGCTTTTCCTATGCGCATCGCAAAGTCGTCCCGCTCGTCATTGTTGGCGTCATCCTGCTGCTTTTCATCGGCTTCGGCACTCGCTTAGGCGAGCGCATGAGCCAGGAAGGCTGGGAGGACCCCGGCGCGGCGTCGACAAGCGCAGCCCGCATCGAACAGGAAACCTTCGGGCGCGACAACTCCGGCGATGTCATTTTGCTGTTTTCTGATCCTGATCAGAACTTTGCCGCAGCAAAGGACCACCTCGCAACGCTAAAAGAACAGCACCCGCAGGAAATCGATGGAATCACCAGCTACTTCGATACCAAGAACCCAAACTTGGTCAATCGGGACCACAGCACTGCCTTTGCCGCCATCAGCCTCAAAGGCGACGGCGAACAGACGCTGAAGGACTTCCGCGCGATTGAAAGCGACCTCACCGCCACCGACATCCCGGTCAAAGTCGCTGGTGCTACCGCTGTGGCCGATGCTCTCGATGAGGGCATGGCCAACGACATCTCCCGCGCTGAAAAAGCAGCCCTTCCGTTGGTTGGTCTCCTACTGCTGATTGTCTTCGGCTCGGTTGTCGCTGCCTGCATGCCGCTTGTTGTAGGTGGCCTTTCTATCTTGGGCTCGCTGGGTATTTTGTCTGTGCTCGCTGGCTTCCAGCAGGTCAACGTCTTTGCCCAGGCCGTCGTAACGCTGCTCGGTTTGGGCCTTGCTATCGACTACGGCCTGTTCATGGTCTCCCGCTTCCGCGAGGAGCTGGATAAAGGCCGCTCGACCCCCGATGCCGTTGCCACCACGACCGCCACAGCCGGCCAAACCGTGGTCTTTTCCGCGGGCATGGTGACCGTGGCGTTGTCTGGTCTTTTCCTGTTCCCGCAGGCCTTCCTGAAGTCCGTGGCTTATGGCTCAATCTCTGCAGTTGGCCTGGCAGCGCTGTTGTCTGTGACCGTCTTGCCGGCGCTTTTCGGCCTGCTGGGCAAGCGCATCGACAAGTTCGCCGTGCGCAAGACTTCTCGAAAGGCCCGCCGCTTAGAAGACACAGTGTGGTACAAGCTTCCTCGTTGGGCCATGCGCCATGCCAAGCTCATGACCGTGGCCATCTGCGGCCTGCTCATTGCCCTTACCTTGCCAGTTCTTGGTGTTAAGTTCGGCGGCATCAACGAGACCTACCTGCCGCCACAACATGAAACCCGCATGGCTCAGGACGAGTTCAATGAACAGTTCCCGTCCTTCCGCACTGAGCCGGTAAAGCTAGTGGTAACTAACGCCACCAATCAGCAGCTTGTCGACGTCGTCATGCAAGTACGCCAGCTCGAAGGCCTCACCAAGCCGATGGGCCCTGTTACTCCAACGAAGGACGGCACCACCGTCCTTGCCGCAGGTATCAAGGACCGTGATGACTACGCCCGTATCGTCCACGAACTCGAGCAGGTGGAAGCCCCTGAAGGCGTTGAGCTCTACGTGGGAGGCACTCCGGCCATGGAGGTTGAGTCTTTGGATGCCCTTTTCCACAAGCTGCCGTGGATGGCTCTCTACGTCGTACTGGCAACATTCGTGCTGATGTCTCTAGTTTTCGGCTCTTTCATCTTGCCGATTAAGGCCATCTTGATGACGCTGCTCTCCCTCGGCGCAACGCTGGGCATTTTGACCCTGATGTTCGTCGACGGCTTGGGAGCGAGCGCTTTGAGCTTTACTGCCGGCCCGCTGATGAGTCCAATTCTGGTGCTTATCATTGCCATCGTCTTCGGTCTTTCCACCGATTACGAGGTCTTCCTAGTCTCCCGCATGGTGGAGGCTCGCCGTCGTACGGACGGTGCCGATACAGATGAAGCCATCGCCATCGGCACTGCGCACACCGGAGGCATTATCACGGCTGCGGCTCTCATCATGATTGTGGTGGCAGGCGCTTTCGGCTTTTCCGACATCGTGATGATGAAGTACATCGCTTTCGGCATGATTTTTGCACTGCTTATCGACGCCACCATCGTCCGCATGCTGCTCGTCCCCGCCGTCATGCACTTGCTGCGGGAAGACAACTGGTGGGCGCCCCGCTTCATCCATCGCGCTTACGACAAGTTGGGTCACGGCCGCGAACCCGCCCCAGCCCAGGACAAGTACGATGGCCCTGAACGCAGTGGCCGTTCCCTCGCGGAAGACTCTTCCCTCATCCCATTTAGTGAGCTCATGCAACGCCTCCAAGCCGATAAGCGCACGGGAGAGCGATGA